A section of the Leptotrichia buccalis C-1013-b genome encodes:
- a CDS encoding D-alanyl-D-alanine carboxypeptidase family protein, with amino-acid sequence MFKKGRRILILGVLFTVLLYAEGEQENSGGSTPKESEVTIKEERRKTPAVKENESRNEVEQVSGRSSSKYSDHNSKRNKHQKHEGNTVSKGELTSTNSKEKNISTKNNNNKPIQKKKFVKAIEREKEGESEYQGEVIKFIATTDGKILKDKMSRQQHPIASLTKVMNILVALDQIDRGNAKIDDKVCFTPDTVNMGGSWLNAKAGDCYTLKDLLRAEIIYSANNAAYMVAKHIGKGNLDNFVKLMNQKAKELGMNDTHYYTPAGLPTSMTNKGMDTSTAYDMYLLGRRAIRDERLKAWMKESELVLQNSEGEDVIYNNRNHLLNKFGIYGLKTGFHVQAGYNMIVSSKIGNLEIISVTLGNKSDDARTKDQTQEFTQLEKRMIPVYKAGQEIGNKFRIKGTKEKKIAGVLSTNVYQIDNTNYKFEVKDLKITTENGISKGDVIGKLEVLSNDNELVNTVDIIASNDYKQLSVFGRILRFVTFGLA; translated from the coding sequence ATGTTTAAAAAAGGAAGAAGAATTTTAATTTTAGGGGTATTATTTACAGTTTTACTGTATGCAGAAGGTGAACAAGAAAATAGTGGTGGATCTACTCCAAAAGAAAGTGAAGTAACTATTAAGGAAGAAAGAAGAAAAACACCCGCTGTAAAAGAAAATGAAAGTCGTAATGAAGTAGAACAAGTATCAGGACGGTCAAGTTCAAAATATTCTGATCACAATAGCAAAAGAAATAAACATCAAAAACATGAAGGAAATACTGTATCAAAAGGTGAACTAACATCTACTAATAGTAAAGAAAAAAATATTTCAACAAAAAATAACAATAATAAACCTATACAAAAGAAAAAATTTGTAAAGGCGATTGAACGTGAAAAAGAGGGAGAATCTGAATATCAAGGGGAAGTGATAAAATTTATTGCAACTACCGATGGGAAAATTTTAAAAGATAAAATGTCAAGACAGCAACATCCGATTGCATCTCTTACAAAAGTTATGAATATTCTAGTAGCGCTTGATCAAATAGACAGAGGAAATGCAAAAATTGACGATAAGGTATGTTTTACTCCTGATACTGTAAATATGGGAGGAAGCTGGTTAAATGCCAAAGCTGGAGATTGTTACACATTAAAAGATTTGCTTCGTGCAGAAATTATATATTCGGCAAATAATGCGGCATATATGGTAGCTAAACATATTGGAAAAGGAAATCTTGATAATTTTGTAAAACTTATGAATCAAAAAGCAAAAGAACTAGGAATGAACGATACGCACTATTACACTCCTGCAGGACTTCCAACTTCAATGACAAACAAAGGTATGGACACTTCTACAGCCTATGATATGTATCTGCTTGGAAGAAGAGCTATAAGAGATGAAAGACTTAAGGCATGGATGAAGGAATCTGAATTGGTTTTACAAAATTCTGAAGGTGAAGACGTTATTTATAATAACAGGAATCATTTATTAAATAAATTTGGAATTTATGGATTAAAAACAGGATTCCATGTACAAGCTGGATATAATATGATTGTTTCAAGTAAAATAGGAAATCTTGAAATTATCTCAGTTACACTTGGAAATAAAAGTGATGACGCAAGAACCAAAGATCAAACGCAAGAGTTTACTCAGCTTGAAAAACGTATGATTCCAGTCTACAAGGCAGGACAGGAAATTGGAAATAAATTTAGAATAAAAGGCACAAAAGAGAAAAAAATAGCAGGTGTATTATCAACTAACGTGTATCAGATTGATAATACAAACTATAAATTTGAAGTGAAAGATCTAAAAATTACAACTGAAAATGGTATTTCAAAAGGAGATGTAATTGGTAAGCTGGAAGTTTTGTCAAATGATAATGAACTTGTAAATACAGTTGACATTATAGCATCAAATGATTATAAACAATTATCAGTATTTGGACGTATTTTAAGATTCGTAACATTTGGATTAGCATAA
- the nth gene encoding endonuclease III: MTKKERLKKIFPILKEKFGEPKAALEFETPYQLMVAVILSAQCTDARVNIVTKELFKVVKEPADIRKMNQETLEKYIKSTGFYKNKAKNIKLNAEMMLDKYKDIIPKKLEELIELPGVGRKTANVVLGELWNIREGIVVDTHVKRLSNRIGFVKNDNPEIIERELMKFIPKKYWFVYSHYLILHGRDKCIARKPKCEICEIRDYCKYNEENLKKSKINN, from the coding sequence ATGACAAAAAAAGAAAGATTAAAAAAAATATTTCCAATATTAAAAGAAAAATTTGGTGAGCCAAAAGCAGCACTTGAATTTGAAACACCTTATCAGCTTATGGTAGCAGTAATTTTGTCAGCTCAATGTACTGATGCACGTGTAAATATTGTTACAAAAGAACTGTTTAAAGTGGTAAAAGAACCAGCAGATATAAGGAAAATGAATCAGGAAACTCTTGAAAAATACATAAAATCTACTGGTTTTTATAAAAATAAGGCTAAAAATATAAAATTAAATGCTGAAATGATGCTGGATAAATATAAAGATATAATTCCGAAAAAACTTGAAGAATTAATAGAACTCCCTGGTGTTGGAAGAAAAACAGCAAACGTTGTTTTAGGGGAACTTTGGAACATTCGGGAAGGAATTGTTGTAGACACTCACGTCAAAAGATTATCCAATCGGATAGGCTTTGTAAAAAACGACAATCCAGAAATTATTGAACGTGAACTTATGAAATTTATTCCTAAAAAATACTGGTTTGTATATTCACATTATTTAATTTTACATGGACGGGATAAATGTATCGCAAGAAAGCCCAAATGCGAAATATGTGAAATTAGAGATTATTGTAAATATAATGAAGAAAATTTAAAAAAAAGCAAAATTAACAACTAA
- a CDS encoding TraX family protein, giving the protein MNLFILKIIGIIIMFLDHWHYIVGGDKILNVIGRVSFPIFAFTLSEGYIHTRDLKKYLFRLFIFAISIQMPSILFNYNYPMNVFFTLFLGLLAIYIFNFKNFWLKSPFDWIIKFILISIILLLSQKFNLDYKAYGILLIMNFNIFRNNKLYILMNFLILNLINLIFPNIFNLSDIQFFSLISLIFIFMYNGGKGRSMKYFFYLFYPLHFFILEIIKTIQ; this is encoded by the coding sequence TTGAATTTATTTATTTTAAAAATAATTGGAATAATAATAATGTTTTTGGATCATTGGCATTATATAGTTGGCGGAGATAAAATATTAAATGTTATTGGACGGGTTTCCTTTCCAATATTTGCATTTACACTTAGCGAAGGATATATTCATACACGAGATTTAAAAAAATACTTATTTAGATTGTTTATTTTTGCTATAAGTATTCAGATGCCGTCTATTCTGTTTAACTATAATTATCCAATGAATGTATTTTTTACATTATTTTTGGGGCTTTTGGCAATTTATATTTTTAATTTTAAAAATTTTTGGTTAAAATCGCCATTTGATTGGATTATAAAATTTATTCTAATTTCAATCATATTACTTTTATCTCAAAAATTTAATTTAGATTATAAAGCTTACGGAATTTTATTAATAATGAATTTTAATATTTTTAGAAATAATAAACTTTATATATTAATGAATTTTCTAATTTTGAATCTAATTAATCTTATTTTTCCAAATATTTTTAATTTAAGTGATATACAATTTTTTTCGTTAATTTCATTAATTTTTATTTTTATGTATAATGGTGGAAAGGGAAGAAGTATGAAATACTTTTTTTATTTATTTTATCCGTTACATTTTTTTATTTTGGAAATAATAAAAACTATTCAATAA
- a CDS encoding LPS-assembly protein LptD: MKRIKYKGLFILLFYIILFSELKAAGEIIDLETEKSTINLETEEIETEGNVTVRYGDYTINADKLKKIANRNIISGSGNVEFTQGSQIIKADNLIFDMDTKLAKIFNSESYDTNLKLRYGGEETLAEGNKRIFIKNGWFTTSPYENPSYKINAEELEIYPNRKAIARNIGIVAGGKTWLKLPYYVTSLKPYTQRATLFPYIGMDSDRGFFGIMGFDYDLGPLAQGFVDFELSTKKKLALKFSNDYSFWGNNSGNIFINRVVVPIGNHKKEWDFKWNHKVKNTPKKEKENMKFYDAGYGIWNLNYQNITTNLMYAVNGTELKDDYTAFVDKYKHIGFWDFNINQELGQNGELNAKYYWTQDKHALKALTEINDKIMKDEDLDPRRTDVDLYKSIKYTNGNKDMGITIDNEDFRDINPGYVGDLNSYRKKRSYEINLRGPKIKFNYLDSDKDEYGELKGMRDRGDDKTIHWVQNVAYDRRNEWGLTFGNYYPFKESDFFGYKPRTQYQNLTNTLYFGAQVKQIDIRKKEYEYDYTRDNENYNALFLNPLTTDESRIYEIYEDNEKIRRPKKIIYEKYRSQKFNVGNDRIDIPFKDSFIGYNMAFENRDYSNLAVPDFVNGRKVEDLDSKSGYKVARDASGDTIKQSPSMTIFTLDTRLYTTFFDNTAKRNNKYDVKVTNDAILTLQRTNAGSATYNGYDIVEVPTNALGFKNNFNYHIGNVTFNYNLTMRDDRHFKYDWLKNRYVRNYLKADIANKRFVSFDFENNEEYEFENFRSERNFNREIQYGYLSNAGDNFLYKFTDKNKQLFPYNTSLGWNQRIYKESLKERSLGVNFNEWGVEYTKSRNKTNDIFGNNATFGYPALKLKTDYNRFGFVYDTSKMKNKKFESDHYFKINFGFGKKEYRDINNTPMNAADDRYIRGKDYTTIGFLYKYENNAKPRFAADLEKKETTKKTEISEIENQINNINMVKNSNTQEFSINNSNKSAIDKIVVNSDDRLFLSNEEEEAYKSFVEEENYRQNKFSLNDFNTKLQNLRSQKKYFQIGMDMQIDGSDATNPTGMKGVKRINDLSFKVEGGYLEKMFLRYAFIMERPDRIYRKASTRNSTFDFRKHEFEGKYMFSRDPDKPWWIGGTFQYVQNGASKASDPEIYESSWYAKKVNKLTLGMATLSHRFENIEWEIGAGMKWDKPNNKKLGYYPVVSLKFGVTPFPEKNAQFKYSGKGFEFGAGL, translated from the coding sequence ATGAAAAGAATAAAATATAAAGGATTGTTTATTTTACTGTTTTATATTATACTTTTCAGCGAATTAAAGGCAGCTGGAGAAATTATAGATTTGGAAACAGAAAAATCTACAATAAATCTGGAAACAGAAGAAATAGAGACTGAAGGTAACGTTACTGTAAGATACGGAGACTATACAATAAATGCAGATAAACTAAAAAAGATTGCTAATAGAAATATTATTTCAGGATCCGGAAATGTTGAATTTACTCAAGGTTCTCAGATTATAAAAGCTGATAACCTTATTTTTGATATGGATACAAAATTAGCCAAAATATTTAATTCTGAAAGTTATGACACTAATTTAAAATTACGTTATGGCGGAGAAGAAACTTTGGCTGAAGGAAATAAACGGATTTTTATAAAAAATGGATGGTTTACAACGAGTCCTTATGAAAACCCAAGTTATAAAATAAATGCAGAAGAACTCGAAATTTATCCAAACAGAAAAGCTATAGCTAGAAATATTGGAATTGTTGCAGGTGGAAAGACGTGGTTAAAATTGCCATATTATGTAACTTCATTAAAGCCTTATACACAAAGGGCAACATTATTTCCATATATTGGTATGGATAGTGATAGAGGTTTTTTTGGAATTATGGGATTTGACTATGATTTAGGTCCGCTCGCTCAAGGATTTGTAGATTTTGAGCTAAGTACTAAAAAGAAATTAGCATTAAAATTTTCAAATGATTATTCTTTTTGGGGAAATAATTCTGGAAATATATTTATAAATAGGGTTGTAGTTCCTATAGGAAATCATAAAAAGGAATGGGATTTCAAATGGAATCATAAAGTGAAAAATACTCCCAAAAAAGAAAAAGAAAATATGAAATTTTATGATGCAGGATATGGAATCTGGAATTTAAATTATCAAAATATTACAACAAATTTGATGTATGCAGTAAATGGAACAGAATTAAAAGATGATTATACTGCATTTGTAGATAAATATAAACATATTGGTTTCTGGGATTTTAACATAAATCAGGAACTCGGACAAAATGGAGAACTAAATGCTAAATATTACTGGACTCAAGATAAGCATGCACTTAAAGCTCTAACCGAAATAAATGATAAAATTATGAAAGACGAAGATCTAGATCCACGTAGAACCGATGTCGATTTATACAAAAGTATAAAATATACAAATGGAAACAAGGATATGGGAATAACAATCGATAATGAAGATTTTCGTGATATTAATCCAGGATATGTTGGAGATTTAAATTCATACAGAAAAAAAAGAAGTTATGAAATTAATCTTAGAGGACCCAAAATAAAATTTAATTATTTGGATTCAGATAAGGATGAATATGGTGAACTTAAAGGAATGCGTGATCGTGGTGATGATAAAACTATTCACTGGGTACAAAATGTTGCTTATGACAGAAGAAATGAATGGGGATTGACTTTCGGAAATTATTATCCATTCAAGGAAAGCGACTTTTTTGGTTACAAACCTAGAACACAGTATCAAAATTTGACAAATACTTTATATTTTGGTGCACAAGTGAAACAGATTGATATAAGAAAGAAAGAATACGAATATGATTATACACGTGATAATGAAAATTATAACGCATTATTCTTAAACCCATTAACGACTGATGAAAGCAGAATTTATGAAATATACGAAGATAATGAAAAAATTCGTCGTCCCAAAAAGATTATTTACGAAAAATACAGATCGCAAAAATTTAACGTAGGAAATGACAGAATTGATATTCCATTCAAGGATTCTTTTATTGGATACAATATGGCATTTGAAAATCGTGATTATAGCAATTTGGCAGTACCAGATTTTGTAAATGGACGAAAAGTTGAAGATCTAGATTCTAAGTCAGGTTATAAGGTTGCAAGAGATGCCAGCGGAGACACAATAAAACAAAGTCCATCAATGACAATTTTTACCCTTGATACAAGATTGTATACAACATTTTTTGACAATACAGCCAAAAGAAATAATAAATATGATGTAAAAGTCACAAATGATGCAATATTAACTCTTCAAAGGACAAATGCAGGAAGTGCAACATATAATGGCTATGATATCGTAGAAGTTCCAACAAATGCATTAGGATTTAAAAATAATTTTAATTATCATATTGGAAATGTTACTTTTAATTATAATTTAACAATGAGAGATGACAGGCATTTTAAATATGACTGGTTAAAAAATAGATATGTTAGAAATTATTTGAAAGCTGATATCGCAAATAAAAGATTTGTTAGTTTTGATTTTGAAAATAATGAAGAATATGAATTTGAAAACTTCAGATCAGAAAGAAACTTTAATAGGGAAATTCAATACGGATATTTGTCAAATGCGGGAGATAATTTTTTATATAAATTTACAGATAAAAATAAACAATTATTCCCGTATAATACAAGTCTTGGATGGAATCAAAGAATATATAAGGAATCTTTAAAAGAAAGAAGTCTTGGAGTTAATTTTAATGAATGGGGAGTTGAATATACAAAATCTAGAAATAAAACAAATGATATTTTTGGGAATAATGCTACTTTTGGTTATCCAGCCTTAAAATTAAAAACAGACTACAACAGATTTGGATTTGTTTACGATACTTCAAAAATGAAAAATAAAAAATTTGAATCAGATCATTATTTCAAAATAAATTTTGGATTTGGTAAAAAAGAATACAGGGATATTAATAATACGCCGATGAACGCGGCAGATGACAGATATATTCGTGGAAAGGACTATACAACGATTGGATTTTTATATAAATATGAAAATAATGCCAAACCTAGATTTGCAGCTGATTTAGAAAAAAAAGAAACAACAAAGAAAACTGAGATTTCTGAAATTGAGAATCAAATAAACAATATTAATATGGTAAAAAATTCTAATACACAGGAATTTTCTATTAATAATTCAAATAAATCTGCTATTGATAAAATTGTTGTTAATAGTGATGACAGGCTATTTTTAAGCAATGAAGAAGAAGAAGCATATAAAAGTTTTGTGGAAGAAGAAAACTACCGTCAAAATAAATTTAGTTTAAATGATTTTAATACAAAATTACAAAATTTGAGAAGTCAGAAAAAATATTTTCAAATAGGAATGGATATGCAAATTGATGGTTCAGACGCGACAAATCCGACTGGAATGAAAGGTGTTAAAAGAATTAATGATTTAAGTTTCAAAGTTGAAGGTGGATATTTGGAAAAAATGTTTTTAAGATATGCTTTTATAATGGAACGTCCAGATAGAATTTACAGAAAAGCTTCAACTCGTAACAGCACATTTGATTTTAGAAAACACGAATTTGAAGGAAAATATATGTTTTCAAGGGATCCTGATAAACCGTGGTGGATTGGAGGAACATTCCAATATGTTCAAAATGGAGCTTCAAAAGCATCAGATCCAGAAATTTACGAAAGTTCATGGTATGCAAAAAAAGTTAATAAGTTGACATTAGGAATGGCAACTTTAAGTCATAGATTTGAAAATATAGAATGGGAAATCGGAGCAGGAATGAAATGGGATAAGCCAAATAACAAAAAACTAGGTTATTATCCAGTAGTTTCATTAAAATTTGGAGTGACACCATTCCCAGAAAAGAACGCACAATTTAAATATTCTGGAAAAGGATTTGAATTTGGGGCGGGGCTATAA
- a CDS encoding OmpA family protein: MEKKSKITAMLSVLLVSAPSTAKKITTSNLRNNAMKTTAVEIEGVNIDDLNTKEDKIKENDIIVLDANALKFDFNSATIKEEYTPVLEKLKNYIESKNHKISITGYTDSKGTKEYNRELSLRRAESVEEKLIELGLAPEKIIETKGNGDANPIASNDTEEGRSVNRRIEIKFM; encoded by the coding sequence ATGGAAAAAAAATCAAAAATAACTGCAATGTTATCTGTATTATTAGTGTCCGCACCATCAACAGCTAAAAAAATTACAACATCAAATTTACGTAATAATGCAATGAAAACAACTGCTGTTGAAATAGAAGGAGTAAATATAGATGATTTAAATACTAAAGAAGATAAGATTAAAGAGAATGACATTATCGTATTAGATGCAAATGCGTTAAAATTTGATTTTAATAGTGCTACGATAAAAGAAGAATATACTCCTGTACTAGAAAAATTAAAAAATTATATTGAGAGTAAAAATCATAAAATTTCGATTACTGGATATACTGATTCTAAAGGTACTAAAGAGTACAACAGAGAATTATCGTTAAGAAGAGCCGAAAGTGTAGAAGAAAAATTAATAGAATTAGGTCTTGCTCCTGAAAAAATAATAGAAACCAAAGGAAATGGAGATGCTAACCCAATTGCTTCAAATGATACTGAGGAAGGAAGATCAGTAAATAGACGTATTGAAATAAAGTTTATGTAA
- a CDS encoding potassium channel family protein: protein MAGYLVIGLGTFGRSIAQTLYENGKMVLAIDQQEERVQKVIDDEIASDAITLDVTDENSIKKVVNDDFNTAFVCIGKNTQSSVFITVILKEIGIKTIICKAKNELQGKILKKIGATSVVYPEETMAKETALGVIRPNITEHFKFSEKYRMFEIKAPKDFVGKNLIELNLRNKYEMNIIGIKSKEELNIMPLPNTAISESDILLVIANIEKMALFWKKYNL, encoded by the coding sequence ATGGCAGGATACTTAGTAATTGGACTCGGAACATTTGGTAGAAGTATAGCACAGACATTATATGAAAATGGTAAAATGGTACTCGCGATAGATCAACAGGAAGAACGTGTGCAAAAAGTAATTGATGATGAAATTGCAAGTGATGCAATTACATTGGATGTAACAGACGAAAATTCAATCAAAAAGGTTGTTAATGATGATTTTAATACGGCTTTTGTATGCATTGGCAAAAATACTCAGTCTAGCGTATTTATTACTGTAATTTTAAAGGAAATAGGAATAAAAACAATAATTTGCAAAGCAAAGAATGAATTACAAGGTAAAATTTTAAAAAAAATTGGAGCGACATCGGTTGTTTACCCAGAAGAAACAATGGCCAAAGAAACAGCACTTGGAGTAATAAGACCAAATATAACAGAACATTTTAAGTTTTCAGAAAAATATAGAATGTTTGAAATAAAAGCACCAAAGGATTTTGTTGGGAAAAATCTTATAGAATTAAATTTGAGAAATAAGTACGAAATGAATATTATTGGAATAAAAAGCAAAGAAGAATTAAATATTATGCCTCTTCCAAATACTGCAATAAGTGAAAGTGATATATTATTAGTAATTGCAAATATAGAAAAAATGGCATTATTTTGGAAAAAATATAATTTGTAA